GGACAACCCATACATGAGCCCTCCGACAACAGGGCCGAGAAGTGTACCTGCCCCTCCCAGCAGGACAATGATGATGCACTCTATGGTATAGTGTATTTCAAAGACTTCTGGTGGGAACACATAGGTCAGTTTTAGGGCCCACGCCAAGGCCCCAATCAATCCAGCGAGCGAGGCGCTGGTGA
The sequence above is drawn from the Deltaproteobacteria bacterium genome and encodes:
- a CDS encoding branched-chain amino acid ABC transporter permease; the protein is TSASLAGLIGALAWALKLTYVFPPEVFEIHYTIECIIIVLLGGAGTLLGPVVGGLMYGLSKYWLTVIIPGFQLLIFAPIIVVIIVAFPEGVIGVLKPRLKGTVLEKFII